Below is a genomic region from Gemmobacter sp. 24YEA27.
GCATCTCGGCCATCATTCTCTCCGTATCAGGGCATCCACCGCCACTGCGCCCGTTTCGCGCAAAAGCACCGGATTGATTTCAATTTCTTCCAGACTGTCATCGCCTGCCATCAGATGGCCCAGCCGGACGGCAATCGTGGCAAATGCCGCGACATCCGCCTTTGGCCGGCCGCGATAGCCGTCGAGCAGCGGCCAGAGCCGCAGGCGCCGCATCGCGGTCAGGATCTGCGCCTCATCCGCGGGCCAGACCAGGGTGACGGTATCCGCCAGCACTTCCGCCGTGACACCGCCCATACCAATGGTCAGGGTCAGGCCGTAAACCGGATCGCGGCCGATCCCGAGAAGCATCTCGGCGATGATCCCCGTCACCATTTCCTCGGCGAGATATCCGGTGGCACCGGGCATCTCTGCCTCACCCTCCAGCGAGGCAAGGCCAAGCCGCACCGCGCCCGCCTCGGTCTTATGCGCGAAACCAAGACCCTTGAGCGCGATGGGCGCCGTCAGACCCGTCGCCTGCGCCTGCACCTCGGCAAGCGTGGCGCCGGTCACTGCGCGCGGCACCGGGATGCCGGCTGCCGCCAGCAGCGCCTTGCCCTCGGCCTCGGTCAAAAGCCTGGTCTCGCGTGGGGCGAGGGCTTTGACCGGCTCCCAGCCGGGGGCGCCCTTGGGCGTCTGCGCCGCGCGGATCGCCGCCAGCGCGGTTTCAAAGCCCAGAAGCGTGCAGACCCCCTGATCCATCAGCCCCTGCACCCGTGCCTCGCCGAAATTCTCGGAAATCGAGACCACGGGAAAGGCAGGCTTGCCGGTTGCCTTCTGCGCCGCGACGATGGAGTCGAGCGCCGGGAAATAGCTCGACGGGTCGCAGCGGTCGTCCCTCGGCATGTCGATCACATAGAGCCCGGCATCGTAGGGCTCCAGCATGGCGCTGAAAACCTCGGTGGTCTTTTCCAGATCACCCCAGATGAAAGTGTTGTAATCCAGCGGGTTGGCAATGGTGACGATCGGCCCGAGCGTCTCAGAAAGCCTTTTGCGACTGGCCTCGGGCACCGGCGGGAAGCTGAGCCCGAAAGGTGCCGCCAGATCCGCGGCCATACCAGCCTCGCCCCCGAACAGGACAAAGAGCAGAGCTTTGTCCCAAGTCGCGGCCCGTGGAGGTGGAAGATCTTAAGCGTCTCGATCAGCTCGGAAGGGCTGTTGACCTCGGCAATCCCCAGCTGCGCGAGAAAGGCCGAAGAGGCCGCACCGCCCCCGCCAGCGAGGCCGTATGCGAGGCGGCGGCCACGCGCGAGGCCTCGGTCTTGCCGGATTTGATCGCGACCACGCCCTTACCCATCTCTGCCGCCCGATGTGCCAGACGGGCAAAGGCGGGCGCGTCATCGATCCCCTCGATATACATTCCGATGGCGGTGACGCGCGGGTCGTCAAGCAAGGCACCCGCCAGCTCGGCCAGCCCGACCACGGCGGCATTCCCCAGGCAGGCAACATAGGCGATCGGCAATCCGCGCTGCTGCATGGCAATATTGACCACGACATTCGAGGATTGGCTGAGCAGCGCCACGCCCTTTTCAACGCGCACGCCGCCATGCTGATCAGGCCAGAGCAGCGCCCCGTCGAGATAATTGATCACGCCATAGCAGTTCGGCCCGAGGATCGGCATATCACCTGCGGCCGCGACGAGGCTCTGCTGCAGCTCCGGCTCGCCGGCCTCGGTCCAGCCGGCCGCAAAACAGATGGCACCACCGGCGCCACGTTCCGCAAGCTCGCGTGTGACCTCTACAGTCGCGAAACGGTTCACCCCGATAAAGGTGGCATCCGGCGCTTCGGGAAGATCTGCGACAGATGCATAGGCCTTCAGCCCGCCGATCTCGGACTTACTCGGGTGGATCGGCCAGACCGGCCCGTCAAACCCCATCTTGCGGGTCTGTTCGATCACGTTGAGCGCCCAGCCCGCGCCAAGAACGGCGATATGCCGCGGGCGAAGTAATCTGTCGAGCCGGTTCATGGCCAGACCCCCAGCCCGTGCCCGACAAGGGGGGCTGTCTGCCCCCACGGCGCCGCAAAGCGTCGCCTCCCCCGAGGATATTTTCAGACAGAAAATGATAACATCCCGCCCCTTCATCCAGAGCGGGATGCCATTTCCCGTCACAGTCATCGGCGTCCCCGCCTGTACGGTGCCTCCAGCCTGATGATCAAAGGTGAATGTTCGGTTAAGTATGAACTGTGTCTGCTGCATTTTCTGTCTCTAAATATCCCGGAGGTCCGGAGGCAGAGCCTCCGGGGGCAATCAGAAGCGGCTCAGTCGGGAGCAATGTCAGTGCTGCGATCCACATGGCCCAGATCGCGCTCGGGCCAGACATGATCGCGGATCAGCTTCTTCAGCTGTTTCGAATCCGGAAAGCCGCCCTGTTCCTTGCGATCCCAGATCACGGCGCCAT
It encodes:
- a CDS encoding acetate--CoA ligase family protein codes for the protein MAADLAAPFGLSFPPVPEASRKRLSETLGPIVTIANPLDYNTFIWGDLEKTTEVFSAMLEPYDAGLYVIDMPRDDRCDPSSYFPALDSIVAAQKATGKPAFPVVSISENFGEARVQGLMDQGVCTLLGFETALAAIRAAQTPKGAPGWEPVKALAPRETRLLTEAEGKALLAAAGIPVPRAVTGATLAEVQAQATGLTAPIALKGLGFAHKTEAGAVRLGLASLEGEAEMPGATGYLAEEMVTGIIAEMLLGIGRDPVYGLTLTIGMGGVTAEVLADTVTLVWPADEAQILTAMRRLRLWPLLDGYRGRPKADVAAFATIAVRLGHLMAGDDSLEEIEINPVLLRETGAVAVDALIRRE
- a CDS encoding CoA-binding protein, with translation MNRLDRLLRPRHIAVLGAGWALNVIEQTRKMGFDGPVWPIHPSKSEIGGLKAYASVADLPEAPDATFIGVNRFATVEVTRELAERGAGGAICFAAGWTEAGEPELQQSLVAAAGDMPILGPNCYGVINYLDGALLWPDQHGGVRVEKGVALLSQSSNVVVNIAMQQRGLPIAYVACLGNAAVVGLAELAGALLDDPRVTAIGMYIEGIDDAPAFARLAHRAAEMGKGVVAIKSGKTEASRVAAASHTASLAGAVRPLRPFSRSWGLPRSTALPS